From the genome of Malus sylvestris chromosome 6, drMalSylv7.2, whole genome shotgun sequence, one region includes:
- the LOC126626722 gene encoding probable serine/threonine-protein kinase PBL28, with amino-acid sequence MTEQFKAMSARVGINIDAFGWVLLNVLQLSNKGVEAHMLRSVWIKDVNGADRFQMCHPKTRTREIAISSLDGANDRYVQYGPPSAMTYEDCQSKNTGNKVPDIRSARGDVENSYDINKPERVQIAHNVADAVNYLHNFSQPPCIHNNLKTSNILLDANLRAKVSNFTSARAVDLDNHRIDQDSQQEQGLQLTGHVVGTHGYMAPESIQNGVNTPKLDAFAVGVVLLDLLSGRSRGRCCCR; translated from the exons ATGACTGAGCAATTTAAGGCCATGTCGGCACGTGTGGGCATCAACATTGATGCATTTGGTTGGGTGCTTCTCAATGTACTTCAACTCAGCAACAAGGGTGTGGAAGCTCACATGCTCAGAAGCGTTTGGATTAAGGATGTCAATGGGGCGGATCGGTTTCAGATGTGCCATCCCAAAACCCGAACTC GTGAAATTGCCATCTCTAGTTTGGATGGGGCAAATGACAGATATGTGCAATATGGACCTCCAAGTGCTATGACATATGAGGACTGTCAAAGTAAGAATACTG GTAACAAGGTACCAGATATTCGCTCAGCCAGGGGCGATGTGGAAAACAGCTACGACATTAACAAACCGGAA AGGGTTCAGATTGCCCACAATGTGGCGGATGCTGTCAACTATCTCCACAACTTCTCCCAGCCTCCCTGCATCCACAACAACTTGAAGACCAGCAACATCCTCTTGGATGCCAACTTGAGGGCCAAGGTTTCCAATTTTACCTCGGCAAGAGCTGTCGACTTGGACAACCACCGCATTGATCAAGACTCGCAGCAAGAACAAGGACTCCAGCTCACCGGACATGTGGTGGGCACTCATGGCTATATGGCCCCAGAGTCCATCCAGAACGGAGTCAATACTCCCAAACTAGATGCCTTTGCTGTCGGGGTTGTCTTGTTGGACCTATTATCTGGAAGAAGCCGCGGCCGCTGCTGCTGCCGATGA